A window of Halalkalibacillus sediminis contains these coding sequences:
- a CDS encoding iron-containing alcohol dehydrogenase has product MNDLTSSLHFPNTIHSGAGSFDQLAEAATALGTTNIFMIVSSNALDANPQLERQIRALKRIYSITLFSEYHGEPNSDHLDSAAQKALMSRADTVVGIGGGSALDLAKAVAFQAKNTSIPIQEIPNLHTFNRLHLISVPTTAGTGSEVTKITVITDKDTKVKFNPAHPRLIPDVAILDPTLTTNLPAHVTAFTGMDALTHAIEAYLSTRATAMTDHFALQAIQLIGKYLPVAYQEPDNLCARENMLIGSSSAGIAFSNSSTNLAHAAARPLGARFNIPHGLSVAMVLPFVIEYGLPFAGDRYAQLANVLKVGDQPEDVLHFIEHLNETFGIYQHGKLYFQHNELEQQIPQMVQDALSGNGIETNRKVPEATDVEKIYRKLLEKLN; this is encoded by the coding sequence GTGAACGATTTGACGAGCAGTCTGCACTTCCCCAACACGATTCACTCAGGCGCCGGAAGCTTTGACCAATTAGCAGAAGCCGCCACTGCACTCGGCACCACGAACATCTTCATGATCGTCAGCTCTAACGCCTTGGATGCTAACCCACAGTTAGAAAGGCAAATTCGTGCTTTGAAAAGAATATACTCGATCACCTTGTTCAGCGAGTATCACGGAGAACCGAACTCAGACCATTTAGATTCGGCAGCGCAAAAGGCACTTATGTCGCGGGCGGACACGGTCGTTGGGATCGGGGGCGGAAGCGCACTAGATCTTGCAAAAGCAGTCGCATTCCAAGCAAAAAATACATCCATTCCTATTCAGGAAATACCGAACCTACATACATTCAACCGACTACATCTAATCTCAGTTCCGACCACAGCAGGGACAGGCTCTGAAGTGACTAAAATCACCGTTATTACTGACAAGGATACGAAAGTGAAATTTAATCCAGCCCATCCAAGGCTCATCCCAGATGTAGCAATACTTGATCCTACTTTAACAACAAACTTACCTGCACACGTCACCGCATTTACTGGAATGGATGCACTCACTCATGCGATAGAAGCTTATTTGTCCACACGTGCGACAGCAATGACGGACCACTTTGCGCTCCAAGCTATACAACTGATTGGAAAATATCTTCCCGTCGCTTATCAAGAACCGGACAACCTGTGTGCTCGTGAAAATATGTTGATCGGCAGCAGTAGTGCAGGCATCGCTTTTTCCAATTCTTCAACGAATTTAGCGCATGCCGCAGCCCGACCATTAGGAGCAAGGTTCAATATTCCGCACGGGTTGAGCGTCGCAATGGTGCTCCCGTTCGTCATCGAATATGGACTCCCTTTCGCAGGAGATCGTTATGCTCAATTAGCCAACGTATTAAAAGTAGGCGACCAACCTGAAGATGTTTTACACTTCATCGAGCACTTAAACGAAACTTTTGGCATCTATCAACACGGAAAATTGTATTTTCAACACAATGAACTCGAACAACAGATTCCACAAATGGTCCAGGATGCACTATCAGGCAATGGCATCGAGACGAACCGAAAAGTTCCTGAAGCCACAGATGTTGAAAAGATCTATCGAAAATTACTTGAAAAACTTAACTAA
- a CDS encoding DUF2628 domain-containing protein, translated as MYCNKCGEKQFEGATFCHSCGSRLPDGETNTQRNYADDQRVEESSKYEPWELFTQKRSDYYIDKWFKKGVAENKTSWNWPAFFLGIFWLGYRKMYEMIFAILGIWLALDFFAYATGIYTTGFDYLVAIISYVLFGIYGNYFYYMRAEKKLEAAKDLDGSYNRQQLKTSGGTSGLGVLAALSLLVVYAVISTALYDWILLM; from the coding sequence ATGTACTGTAATAAGTGTGGGGAGAAGCAGTTCGAAGGTGCGACATTTTGTCACTCGTGTGGGAGTAGGTTGCCTGATGGTGAAACGAATACTCAGAGAAACTACGCGGATGATCAACGTGTGGAAGAGAGCTCGAAGTATGAACCTTGGGAGCTGTTCACTCAAAAGAGAAGTGATTATTACATAGATAAATGGTTTAAAAAAGGTGTTGCTGAGAACAAAACTAGTTGGAACTGGCCGGCATTTTTCTTAGGGATTTTCTGGCTAGGTTACCGGAAGATGTACGAGATGATCTTCGCTATTTTAGGCATTTGGTTAGCGCTTGATTTCTTTGCTTATGCGACAGGGATTTATACGACCGGGTTCGACTATTTAGTTGCGATTATTTCTTATGTCTTATTTGGAATTTATGGAAATTACTTTTATTATATGAGAGCCGAGAAAAAGTTGGAAGCGGCGAAAGATTTGGATGGTAGTTATAATCGCCAACAGTTGAAGACGAGTGGCGGCACGAGTGGTTTAGGAGTGCTGGCTGCGCTTAGTTTGTTGGTCGTTTACGCGGTTATCTCAACTGCGCTATATGATTGGATTTTATTGATGTAG
- a CDS encoding 4-hydroxyphenylacetate 3-hydroxylase N-terminal domain-containing protein, which yields MFVVYFLYGVHTYKTYRDVSNFILLEQEFEGGIGLSRARNKKRPLTGEEYLESLKDGREIWIHGEKVDDVTTHPAFRNSARSIARLYDALHDEETKGILTQETDTGNGGFTQRYFRYATSSDDLIKDRDAIAEWAKLTYGQMGRSPDYKAAFLATLGADPDYYAPYEDNARFWYKEAQEKNWFFNHAIINPPVDRNKPTEAVDDIFVRAVGETDEGVIVSGAKMVATGSALTNYNFVAHYGAAPITSEEMALVFVAPMDTPGVKLVSRQSYEMSAAVMGSPFDYPLSSRFDENDAVLVFEEAVIPWENILIYKDIEKANSFFPESGFLNRFTFHGVTRLAVKLDFVSGLLMKAVKTNGTDQFRGVQANVGEVLAWKNMFWSLSDSMAMNPHPGKNGVMLPNLNYGLAYRVFMAEGWPRVKEIIENVVAGNLIVQPSSALDFKNPELRGTIDKLYRGSNDIESLEKIKLIKLLWDVVGSEYGGRHELYERNYSGNHENIRLENVITEEMSGQAEANIQFAEACMADYDLDGWVNDTWINNDDVSFFQIFNKEKTIK from the coding sequence ATGTTTGTAGTCTATTTTTTATATGGTGTACATACATATAAAACATACAGGGATGTAAGCAACTTCATCTTACTGGAACAGGAATTTGAAGGAGGAATAGGTTTGAGTAGAGCTAGGAATAAGAAACGACCGTTAACGGGTGAAGAGTATTTAGAGAGTTTAAAAGATGGACGAGAAATCTGGATTCATGGTGAAAAGGTGGACGACGTAACGACGCATCCAGCTTTCCGGAACTCTGCAAGATCGATCGCACGTTTATACGATGCGTTACATGATGAAGAGACAAAGGGCATTTTGACACAAGAAACTGATACAGGAAATGGTGGATTCACTCAGCGGTATTTCCGCTATGCCACTAGTTCTGATGACTTGATCAAAGACCGCGATGCAATCGCAGAATGGGCAAAATTAACTTACGGACAAATGGGGCGCTCGCCTGATTACAAGGCAGCATTTTTAGCGACATTAGGTGCTGATCCTGATTACTACGCACCTTATGAAGATAACGCGAGATTCTGGTACAAGGAAGCGCAGGAAAAGAACTGGTTCTTCAACCATGCGATCATCAATCCGCCAGTTGACCGGAACAAACCGACAGAAGCGGTAGACGATATATTCGTGCGCGCGGTTGGTGAAACGGATGAAGGAGTCATCGTCAGTGGTGCGAAGATGGTTGCGACAGGCTCTGCGCTTACCAACTATAACTTCGTTGCACATTATGGTGCTGCTCCAATCACATCTGAGGAGATGGCGTTAGTGTTCGTCGCTCCAATGGACACGCCAGGGGTCAAGTTAGTTTCGAGACAATCCTACGAGATGAGCGCTGCAGTGATGGGAAGTCCGTTCGATTACCCATTAAGCAGTCGTTTTGATGAGAATGACGCAGTACTAGTTTTCGAAGAGGCCGTGATTCCTTGGGAAAATATTTTAATATATAAAGATATTGAAAAAGCGAATTCGTTCTTCCCTGAAAGTGGATTCTTGAATCGATTCACGTTCCACGGGGTGACTCGTTTGGCGGTCAAACTAGATTTTGTTTCGGGACTGTTGATGAAAGCAGTGAAAACGAACGGAACAGATCAATTCCGCGGTGTTCAGGCGAATGTTGGAGAAGTCTTGGCATGGAAGAATATGTTCTGGTCGCTCAGTGATTCGATGGCGATGAATCCTCATCCAGGAAAAAATGGTGTCATGTTGCCGAATCTAAATTATGGATTGGCCTACCGCGTATTTATGGCAGAAGGTTGGCCACGCGTCAAAGAGATTATTGAAAATGTCGTTGCTGGTAACTTGATTGTACAGCCGTCGAGTGCGCTTGATTTCAAGAATCCAGAATTGAGAGGAACGATCGATAAGTTGTATCGCGGGTCGAATGATATCGAATCTTTAGAAAAGATCAAGCTGATCAAGCTGTTATGGGATGTCGTCGGCTCAGAATATGGTGGAAGACACGAACTGTATGAACGTAATTACTCAGGCAACCACGAAAATATCCGTTTGGAGAATGTGATTACGGAGGAAATGTCTGGTCAAGCGGAAGCGAATATTCAGTTCGCAGAAGCATGTATGGCAGATTATGACTTGGATGGTTGGGTCAATGATACGTGGATCAACAACGATGATGTCAGCTTCTTTCAGATTTTTAATAAAGAAAAAACGATTAAATAA
- a CDS encoding DUF3237 domain-containing protein: MQHMEAPELNFLFDMELEVEAPHLPGKTPVGNRRVIRVSGGYFQGKELKGEVVPGGDDWITVREDGTIIQDVRILLKTDDGELIMMTYRGIRTGPKEVLERLDRNEKVDLDEYYFSTQPIFETSSEKYSWLNNRLFVSRGVRLEGKVNYSIYSVG, encoded by the coding sequence ATGCAGCATATGGAGGCGCCAGAACTAAATTTTTTATTCGATATGGAGCTTGAAGTCGAAGCTCCTCATTTGCCAGGAAAGACTCCTGTTGGGAATCGAAGAGTCATCAGAGTAAGTGGTGGATATTTTCAGGGAAAAGAATTGAAAGGGGAAGTCGTGCCTGGTGGAGATGACTGGATTACCGTCCGTGAAGACGGCACGATTATACAGGATGTAAGGATTCTATTAAAAACCGATGATGGTGAGTTGATCATGATGACTTATCGCGGTATTCGAACAGGTCCTAAAGAAGTGTTGGAGCGGTTGGACCGAAATGAAAAGGTGGATTTAGACGAGTATTATTTCAGTACGCAACCGATCTTCGAGACAAGTTCTGAAAAATATTCGTGGCTGAATAATCGACTGTTTGTATCACGAGGCGTCCGGCTTGAAGGGAAAGTGAATTATTCAATCTATAGTGTGGGATAG
- a CDS encoding dioxygenase, protein MSETITKQKRVAAIFESFNKHLKNFLEETKPNHEEYTEFVKWADRLGKTGELPLFMDVFIETHVLRSMYSDKPGTEPSLLGPFYLEDAPVLEKPYKLPMRDNEKGEKLIFSGTVRNIDGEPLANTLVDMWHDDADGEYSAFGADAPDYNLRGRFYTDENGYFEVESIVPIPYQIPTQGATGEFLEIMGQHPYRPAHLHIMFEQEGYETLITQVFFEGDEWLESDVADGVRSSLLTKLHDNGDHKSASLDFVMRNK, encoded by the coding sequence ATGTCTGAAACAATTACGAAACAAAAGCGAGTAGCGGCAATTTTTGAAAGTTTTAATAAGCATTTAAAGAATTTTTTAGAGGAAACGAAACCAAATCACGAAGAGTACACAGAATTCGTGAAATGGGCTGATCGACTAGGAAAAACAGGTGAACTTCCATTATTCATGGATGTATTCATTGAAACACATGTCCTACGGTCGATGTACTCAGATAAGCCAGGTACAGAACCTTCTTTACTCGGGCCTTTCTATCTTGAGGATGCGCCTGTATTGGAGAAACCTTATAAACTGCCAATGCGTGACAATGAAAAAGGAGAAAAATTGATCTTCTCTGGTACTGTACGAAACATCGATGGAGAACCTTTAGCCAACACGTTAGTCGATATGTGGCACGACGATGCTGATGGAGAATACTCGGCATTTGGTGCTGATGCGCCAGACTATAATCTACGCGGAAGATTTTATACCGACGAAAATGGCTATTTCGAAGTAGAATCGATTGTTCCGATTCCTTATCAGATCCCAACCCAAGGGGCGACTGGGGAGTTTTTAGAAATCATGGGTCAGCATCCATATCGCCCAGCACATCTTCACATTATGTTCGAGCAAGAGGGCTACGAAACGTTGATTACTCAAGTATTTTTTGAAGGTGACGAATGGCTAGAGTCCGATGTGGCTGATGGAGTTCGATCTTCCTTACTGACGAAGTTACACGACAACGGAGATCATAAATCTGCTTCGCTCGATTTCGTCATGCGTAACAAGTAA
- a CDS encoding thiamine pyrophosphate-binding protein yields the protein MASRRTEKFLKPQMLKRSIENYLKNLTKNRSDYMAEMTGGEIVAKMLAKEKIQKLFGIIDGTYFGFYSKLQKENIDLITPRHETSAAHMAGAYARLTGNLGVCMASNGPGVANILPGLVVEQAEGNRVLVVTSSRRTGIMYPDRGGTYQCFDQTGTISQFAKWSEAVPSVDRIPELMRMALRKCYEGRPGVVHIDIPENIMNGKFKGNFAFQEPHQYRITDNPDPSEKQVAHAADMLLKAKFPIIHAGSGVIHAQAYEELEMVANLLQSMVTTSWAGRGAMRESNHLNMPMVHIEVNNKIRNEADLVLVLGSRLGETDWWGKAPYWNSSQEVVQVDLDPSILGANKPVSLAVQADIKKFLTKLYEHLVKRKDEIELEQRKTTIEKFVVEKEKHRAKLNQKLDDMDVPMNPAHVASVCNELFPIDSPIVADGGNTAIWANFYSEINTPCTLLSTFKFGMLGAGMAQALGAAAAKPEKPVCCIIGDGAAGFHPQEIETAVRNNMQVIYLVVCDKQWGMVKMNQNFSLRPVKTVVKKSLDEHENINSDLGEIEFDKLAESMGAHGERVSDPSELRKAVERSLETGKCAVIHVDVDPVKHMWAPGLKYFKDMHAEPKGK from the coding sequence ATGGCATCGAGACGAACCGAAAAGTTCCTGAAGCCACAGATGTTGAAAAGATCTATCGAAAATTACTTGAAAAACTTAACTAAAAACAGGAGTGATTACATGGCAGAAATGACTGGCGGAGAAATCGTCGCAAAAATGCTAGCAAAAGAAAAGATACAAAAGCTCTTCGGAATCATCGACGGAACCTATTTCGGATTCTATTCTAAATTACAAAAAGAAAATATAGACTTGATCACCCCCCGCCATGAAACAAGTGCAGCTCATATGGCTGGGGCATACGCAAGACTCACTGGCAATCTCGGCGTCTGCATGGCAAGTAACGGACCAGGTGTGGCCAATATCCTACCCGGCCTCGTCGTCGAACAAGCAGAAGGCAACCGAGTACTCGTCGTCACAAGCTCGAGACGGACAGGCATTATGTATCCCGACCGCGGTGGTACGTATCAGTGCTTCGACCAAACGGGTACGATTTCGCAATTCGCCAAATGGAGTGAAGCTGTTCCATCTGTGGACCGTATTCCTGAACTGATGCGCATGGCGCTTCGAAAATGCTATGAAGGTCGACCAGGCGTCGTACATATCGACATTCCAGAGAATATCATGAACGGGAAATTCAAAGGCAACTTTGCTTTTCAAGAACCGCATCAATACCGGATTACCGACAACCCCGACCCTTCGGAAAAACAAGTTGCACACGCGGCGGACATGCTACTAAAGGCCAAATTCCCGATAATCCATGCAGGTAGTGGAGTTATACACGCTCAGGCGTATGAAGAATTGGAGATGGTCGCAAACCTCCTCCAATCAATGGTCACGACAAGCTGGGCAGGACGCGGTGCTATGCGTGAAAGCAATCACCTCAACATGCCGATGGTACACATCGAAGTGAACAATAAAATCCGTAATGAAGCAGATCTCGTGCTCGTACTAGGTTCAAGGCTAGGTGAAACCGATTGGTGGGGGAAAGCGCCGTATTGGAATTCCTCTCAAGAAGTGGTCCAAGTTGATTTAGACCCGTCGATTCTGGGAGCTAACAAGCCGGTTTCGCTCGCGGTACAAGCAGATATCAAGAAATTTTTAACGAAATTGTATGAGCATTTGGTTAAACGAAAAGATGAAATCGAGCTCGAACAACGAAAAACGACGATTGAGAAATTTGTGGTAGAAAAAGAGAAACACCGCGCAAAACTGAACCAAAAGCTTGATGACATGGATGTGCCGATGAATCCAGCGCATGTCGCTTCCGTATGCAATGAACTCTTTCCGATCGATTCACCGATTGTCGCAGACGGCGGGAACACGGCAATCTGGGCGAATTTCTATTCAGAAATCAATACACCATGTACGCTTTTGTCTACTTTCAAATTTGGTATGCTCGGCGCAGGAATGGCGCAAGCACTCGGAGCAGCAGCTGCAAAACCAGAGAAACCCGTATGCTGCATTATCGGCGACGGGGCAGCAGGCTTTCACCCACAGGAAATCGAAACAGCCGTCCGCAACAATATGCAGGTGATTTACCTAGTCGTATGCGACAAGCAGTGGGGTATGGTGAAAATGAACCAGAACTTCTCACTAAGACCGGTCAAAACCGTAGTGAAAAAATCACTCGATGAGCACGAGAACATCAACTCAGATCTAGGAGAAATCGAGTTTGATAAACTGGCAGAAAGCATGGGCGCACACGGCGAGCGCGTGAGTGACCCGTCTGAATTACGAAAAGCAGTCGAACGATCACTCGAAACAGGAAAATGTGCCGTGATTCATGTTGATGTCGATCCAGTCAAACACATGTGGGCCCCA
- a CDS encoding flavin reductase family protein — translation MDARGFRNCMGHFATGVTVVTCETDEGRHGFTVNSFTSVSLDPPLVLVSVDRNTKAYQKLQDNHFIVNVLTAEQKDTALHFAGKPQEEYPFEWDKGDLGPRIKDSLAYIECSPWATYDGGDHVLFIGEVKNFEYNSGEPLGYYCGKFSQVIPE, via the coding sequence ATGGATGCACGTGGTTTCAGAAATTGTATGGGGCATTTTGCGACTGGTGTAACGGTGGTTACGTGTGAAACGGACGAAGGGAGACATGGATTTACTGTGAATTCGTTCACTTCGGTTTCACTGGATCCTCCGTTGGTTTTGGTGTCTGTGGACCGGAATACAAAAGCTTATCAGAAGCTTCAAGATAATCATTTCATCGTAAATGTGTTGACTGCTGAACAAAAAGATACAGCGCTTCATTTTGCAGGTAAACCTCAAGAAGAATATCCATTTGAATGGGACAAGGGTGATTTAGGACCAAGGATCAAAGATTCTTTGGCTTATATTGAGTGTTCCCCATGGGCAACCTACGACGGTGGGGATCATGTTTTATTTATTGGTGAAGTAAAAAATTTCGAGTACAACTCTGGGGAACCGCTTGGCTATTATTGTGGGAAGTTTTCTCAAGTGATCCCTGAATAG
- a CDS encoding muconate cycloisomerase family protein, translating to MKKYVIQSLQTEIVDVPIKRPHQFSVTKVSSKSFVILKMELNDGLIGIGEGTTPGIWWNGESVETMQLVIDQYLSPLITGKDPRDIEAILQLMDRHVRGNSFAKATVEMALYDLVGKIYDVPIYQLLGGKCREVLPVRWALASGSVDGDISEAEGLVEKNEYTNFKIKAGKEDPAADAERTVEIAKGLAGTTTIGVDPNGSWNRLVTKRWMEEFWESNVDFLEQPLPPEDYEGLSQLVAMKRVPVMVDESLGSLSDATRIIREGAADIFSLKIHKLGGLRNTKAVANIAEGAGIPCFGGTSLESSIGTAACLHVYSTVKNLDYGTELFGPDWLADDLVINPLKSMNGEMQVPEGPGLGVELDEEKVEKYRRR from the coding sequence ATGAAAAAGTATGTGATTCAGTCGCTCCAGACAGAAATTGTAGATGTACCGATCAAGCGTCCGCATCAGTTCTCGGTTACGAAAGTATCTTCGAAGAGTTTTGTGATTTTGAAGATGGAGTTGAATGATGGTCTGATCGGAATCGGGGAAGGCACAACGCCGGGAATTTGGTGGAATGGTGAAAGTGTCGAAACGATGCAACTCGTGATCGATCAGTATCTATCACCTTTAATTACTGGAAAAGACCCTCGTGATATAGAAGCTATTCTTCAGTTGATGGACCGACATGTAAGAGGTAATTCCTTTGCCAAAGCGACTGTGGAAATGGCGTTATACGATTTAGTTGGAAAAATATATGACGTTCCTATCTATCAGTTGCTCGGGGGCAAGTGCAGGGAGGTTCTTCCGGTTCGCTGGGCATTAGCCTCAGGAAGTGTGGATGGAGATATTTCCGAAGCAGAAGGATTGGTGGAAAAAAATGAATACACGAATTTCAAAATAAAAGCTGGTAAAGAAGATCCGGCAGCGGACGCTGAACGGACAGTGGAAATTGCGAAAGGTTTAGCTGGAACGACTACAATCGGGGTCGATCCGAATGGTTCATGGAATCGTCTGGTTACAAAGCGTTGGATGGAAGAGTTCTGGGAATCCAACGTCGATTTCCTGGAACAGCCTTTGCCACCTGAAGATTATGAAGGTTTATCGCAACTGGTAGCGATGAAACGAGTGCCAGTGATGGTGGATGAAAGTCTGGGATCATTATCTGACGCGACGAGAATTATTCGAGAAGGGGCAGCAGATATTTTTTCCCTTAAAATTCATAAGCTCGGTGGACTTCGGAATACGAAAGCAGTTGCCAATATTGCCGAAGGAGCGGGAATTCCTTGTTTTGGCGGGACGTCCCTTGAGAGCTCGATTGGGACTGCTGCCTGTCTTCATGTTTATAGTACGGTGAAAAATTTGGATTATGGAACGGAACTGTTTGGGCCGGACTGGTTGGCAGATGACCTCGTTATAAATCCATTGAAGTCGATGAATGGAGAGATGCAGGTGCCTGAGGGTCCCGGATTAGGTGTGGAACTGGATGAAGAAAAGGTTGAGAAATACCGACGGAGGTGA
- a CDS encoding EAL domain-containing protein: MKWVKEMKNVFYQTKKENLVKQNQKSFEENHLIIRSLVHNYKDAACYFDYKGDVLIYNTKISEMIGLNYEDGAVLQQMFTHLYKHFDPEVSMDCSPQLAEDIMTHQNGNCFPINIVHTPLFFDGKMVGTFCSVSPKMEIINESENPKNNLKREYQNYLNRLGVALFSVNTAGKYMEYITDAIEDIYEISKDEVTIDTWQRITHPDDYEEVQMRFSKLLKGETFTHNFRIMTLNGNYKWIKAKAIAVKSEEGQVTSVIGTIEDYTEIMELQKKLERRAYTDVLTQLPNRFSGREYIKHLIEDYSAKNKTFALILLNLDGFNRVNEVFGHDIGDETLKRIANKVNNAIKDRGYLCRVSGDEYLVVMHEQVNINGYYQSAKDLLQQIEEPLNINDYNIHLTASIGVSIFPTDGGNNETLTNRASKALRCAKQLGIGEVQLFSSSMNIETLKSFQIENDLRNAIENNEFYLEYQPIIDVYTQKAVGAEALIRWKHPVWGKISPGEFIPIAENSPIIQDISEFVIKEVYRQTAEWMKEGVKFNHISFNLSPKNFLKNNLFNIIKTNVEKYNIPQDVMKIEITEGLLLRETNVVRDQIEKLKAIGVNIALDDYGVGYSSINYLKQYPIDTLKIDKSFIRHIEEESVDSVVVQSIIDLAKGLGRKVVAEGVENRVQFDMLKKMRCDFIQGYLFGKPVSENKMKEIFNLEKVHPTVTNNQVSVERRKYFRVNLPYPLRAEMTILSINQKKVTLGETETLIQDIGLGGLKFISHLQLMPEAEILYEFKTTLLENPLTLHGKVVWRGERAQEIFEYGVEFSIDEYERDHLATILNKLSTKLRTNPEFIDDQFIKQQAISYIRNQHFKDM; encoded by the coding sequence ATGAAGTGGGTAAAAGAGATGAAAAATGTTTTCTATCAAACAAAAAAGGAGAATCTCGTTAAACAGAACCAAAAGAGTTTTGAAGAAAATCATCTTATCATTCGGTCACTAGTACATAATTATAAAGATGCTGCTTGTTATTTTGACTATAAAGGTGATGTACTAATTTACAATACTAAAATATCTGAAATGATAGGTTTGAATTATGAAGATGGAGCTGTTCTTCAACAGATGTTTACACATTTGTACAAACACTTTGACCCTGAAGTATCTATGGATTGTTCACCTCAACTCGCTGAGGATATTATGACTCACCAAAACGGGAATTGTTTTCCGATTAACATTGTTCACACCCCCCTATTTTTTGATGGGAAAATGGTAGGGACGTTTTGTTCGGTTAGCCCTAAGATGGAAATTATTAATGAATCAGAAAATCCTAAAAATAATTTGAAGAGGGAATATCAAAATTACTTGAACAGACTTGGTGTTGCATTGTTTTCTGTTAATACTGCTGGGAAGTATATGGAATATATCACAGATGCCATTGAAGATATCTATGAAATATCCAAGGACGAGGTAACAATTGACACGTGGCAAAGAATCACACATCCAGATGACTATGAAGAGGTTCAAATGCGTTTTTCCAAGCTCTTAAAGGGAGAGACTTTTACTCATAATTTTAGAATAATGACCTTAAATGGAAATTATAAATGGATAAAAGCAAAAGCGATTGCTGTTAAAAGTGAAGAGGGCCAAGTAACAAGTGTCATCGGGACCATAGAAGACTATACGGAGATCATGGAGCTACAGAAAAAATTAGAAAGAAGAGCATACACAGATGTATTAACTCAACTACCTAATAGATTCTCTGGACGAGAGTATATTAAGCACTTGATTGAGGATTATTCTGCAAAAAATAAAACCTTTGCTCTAATTCTTTTGAACTTAGATGGTTTTAATCGTGTGAATGAAGTCTTTGGTCATGATATTGGGGATGAGACTCTCAAACGAATTGCTAACAAAGTTAATAATGCTATTAAAGATCGTGGTTATTTGTGTCGAGTTTCAGGGGACGAATACTTAGTGGTCATGCATGAACAGGTAAACATAAATGGATATTATCAGTCTGCAAAGGACCTACTGCAACAAATCGAAGAACCTCTAAATATTAATGACTACAATATTCACCTCACAGCTAGTATAGGTGTTAGTATTTTTCCTACAGATGGTGGTAATAATGAAACATTAACCAATAGAGCTAGTAAGGCATTAAGATGTGCTAAGCAACTTGGTATAGGGGAGGTACAATTGTTCTCATCATCCATGAACATTGAAACGTTAAAATCCTTTCAAATAGAAAATGATTTAAGAAATGCAATAGAAAATAATGAATTTTATTTGGAGTATCAACCTATCATAGATGTTTACACTCAAAAGGCTGTTGGGGCTGAAGCCTTGATCCGTTGGAAACATCCGGTGTGGGGTAAAATATCGCCGGGTGAATTCATACCAATAGCAGAAAATAGTCCTATCATACAAGATATTAGTGAATTCGTTATTAAGGAAGTCTACAGACAGACAGCTGAATGGATGAAAGAAGGAGTCAAATTTAATCATATATCTTTTAATCTATCACCTAAAAACTTTTTAAAAAATAACCTTTTCAATATCATCAAAACAAATGTTGAGAAATATAATATTCCCCAGGACGTAATGAAAATTGAAATTACCGAAGGGTTGTTATTAAGAGAAACAAATGTAGTTCGTGATCAGATAGAGAAATTAAAAGCTATAGGGGTTAATATTGCATTGGATGATTATGGTGTGGGTTACTCCTCAATCAACTATCTTAAACAATATCCAATTGATACTTTGAAAATAGACAAATCTTTTATTCGTCACATAGAAGAAGAAAGTGTGGATTCAGTAGTAGTTCAGTCTATCATCGACCTTGCTAAAGGTTTGGGTAGAAAGGTAGTAGCAGAAGGTGTTGAAAACCGTGTTCAATTCGATATGTTAAAGAAAATGCGATGTGATTTTATTCAAGGTTACTTGTTTGGTAAACCAGTATCGGAAAATAAAATGAAAGAAATATTTAATTTGGAAAAGGTTCACCCAACAGTAACTAACAATCAAGTATCTGTTGAACGGCGCAAATACTTTCGTGTAAATCTCCCTTACCCCTTAAGAGCTGAAATGACCATATTGTCTATAAATCAAAAGAAGGTAACGTTAGGAGAAACAGAGACGCTAATACAAGATATTGGGTTAGGAGGTCTAAAGTTCATAAGCCATCTGCAACTCATGCCAGAGGCAGAAATTTTGTATGAGTTTAAAACCACTCTTTTAGAAAATCCTCTTACTTTACATGGGAAAGTGGTTTGGCGGGGCGAAAGAGCGCAAGAAATTTTTGAATATGGTGTTGAATTTTCTATAGATGAATATGAACGAGACCATTTAGCTACAATTTTGAATAAGCTAAGCACAAAGTTAAGAACTAATCCAGAATTCATCGATGATCAATTCATTAAGCAACAAGCAATTTCATATATTAGGAATCAGCATTTTAAAGATATGTAA